The DNA window TAGACGAGAAACATTCGTTTGTTGTAGACAACACAAACTCTTCAAGAGCGGAAAGAACAGCCTACATAAAGCTTGCACTTCAGAACGGATATAAGATCATCGGTTACTATTTTCACTCTGTTATTGCTGAATCTATTGAGCGTAATAAACAGCGCAGCGGCAAAGAAAAAATTCCCCGAAAAGGAATAATCTCAACCGCGAAACGTCTTGAAAAGCCGCTTTACGAGGAAGGTTTCGATGAACTCTATTATGTTATGATGTCGAAGAATGGAGATTTTTTAATCAGCAAATGGGAGGAGGAGAACAATGAAGTTTGACGAACTAGACAAGATGATGCGCATCTATGAAGAGTCGCTGGATCAGTGCATCATTCCCGATTGCCACATCGTTGTAAGGATAGATGGAAGATGTTTTACAAGACTCACGAAACAGACATTAAAGTTAAAAGCACCTTTTGACGAGAAGATGCGTGACTATATGGTCAAGACCGTCAGACACCTTATGGATTGTGGCTTCGG is part of the Cloacibacillus sp. genome and encodes:
- a CDS encoding AAA family ATPase, with translation MDLKMSVSATFKPFMGTKKKAPSMLEAVIFIGIQASGKSSMYYQRFRNTHVQINLDSLHTRNKERLLLQKCIDEKHSFVVDNTNSSRAERTAYIKLALQNGYKIIGYYFHSVIAESIERNKQRSGKEKIPRKGIISTAKRLEKPLYEEGFDELYYVMMSKNGDFLISKWEEENNEV